One Bradyrhizobium zhanjiangense DNA segment encodes these proteins:
- a CDS encoding FAD-dependent oxidoreductase: MMPAHETYDVVVIGAGAGGMTAAAVAAAEGLRVLVIEKTAFVGGTTAWSGGMVWIPANPKMKEAGLSDSVADAVQYLSSTVPEPANAGLRAAFLARGPEAIGYLEANTELRLRPVKAYPDYYPERLGATSGGRVLEPVAFDGTRLGKAFARLRPPLPEFTLFGGMMVNGLDISHLRRVGKSLRSTLRTARLVSAYAWQRLRAPRGTTLHLGNALAARLYASLLARRVEILFSADVEDLSMQGDRVAGVVIRHGARDRLIAARRGVVLATGGFSHDARLRKRFFPAAAGLVSATNPSGTGDGLRLAAAAGAALNTDATSRAYWVPASLFRRADGSRGVFPHMVTDRAKPGVIAVNAAGRRFVNEALSYHEFVLAMLRDGNGEPDRPFYLICDREFLWSYGLGRIKPFTRNYRRYVASGELIEAPDVAQLAAKIDIKPSTLAATIAAYNAGAKEGRDPEFGRGSTIYQRHLGDAAHKPNPCVAPIIRAPFFAMRIHPADLGTAIGMKVDAQARVLRADGTPIVGLYACGNDMASIMNGNCPGPGITLGPALTFGYIAGRHLAEGGVASIASSVATTSV, from the coding sequence ATGATGCCGGCACATGAGACCTACGATGTCGTTGTCATCGGCGCCGGTGCCGGCGGCATGACGGCGGCGGCCGTTGCGGCCGCCGAAGGGCTGCGCGTGCTGGTGATCGAGAAGACCGCCTTCGTCGGCGGCACCACCGCATGGTCCGGCGGCATGGTCTGGATCCCCGCCAATCCCAAGATGAAGGAGGCGGGGCTGTCCGACAGCGTCGCGGACGCCGTGCAGTATCTGTCGAGCACGGTGCCCGAGCCGGCCAATGCCGGCCTGCGCGCCGCCTTCCTCGCGCGCGGACCGGAAGCTATCGGCTATCTCGAAGCCAACACCGAATTGCGGCTCCGGCCGGTGAAAGCCTATCCGGACTATTATCCGGAGCGGCTGGGTGCGACGTCCGGCGGCCGCGTGCTGGAGCCGGTGGCGTTCGACGGCACGCGGCTTGGCAAGGCTTTTGCGCGCTTACGGCCGCCGCTGCCGGAATTCACGCTGTTCGGCGGGATGATGGTCAACGGTCTCGACATTTCGCATCTGCGCCGGGTCGGAAAATCACTGCGATCGACGTTACGCACAGCGCGGCTGGTTTCAGCGTATGCATGGCAGCGCTTGCGCGCGCCGCGCGGCACCACGTTGCATCTCGGCAATGCGCTCGCCGCGCGGCTGTATGCCTCGCTTCTGGCGCGGCGGGTCGAAATCCTCTTCAGCGCCGATGTCGAGGATTTGTCGATGCAAGGCGATCGCGTGGCCGGTGTGGTGATCCGACACGGCGCCCGCGATCGCCTGATCGCGGCGCGCCGCGGCGTGGTGCTCGCGACCGGCGGCTTCTCGCACGATGCGCGCTTGCGCAAACGGTTCTTCCCGGCCGCTGCCGGTTTGGTTTCGGCCACCAACCCATCAGGGACAGGCGACGGGCTTCGGCTTGCGGCTGCTGCCGGTGCCGCGCTCAACACGGACGCGACCAGCCGGGCCTATTGGGTGCCGGCCTCGTTGTTCCGCCGTGCCGACGGCAGCCGTGGCGTCTTCCCGCACATGGTGACCGATCGCGCCAAGCCCGGTGTGATCGCCGTCAACGCCGCAGGCCGGCGCTTCGTCAACGAGGCGCTGTCCTACCACGAATTCGTGCTCGCCATGCTGCGCGACGGCAATGGCGAGCCGGACCGGCCGTTTTACCTCATCTGCGACCGCGAGTTCCTGTGGAGCTACGGTCTCGGCCGTATCAAGCCGTTCACGCGCAATTATCGGCGCTATGTGGCGAGCGGCGAGTTGATCGAGGCGCCTGACGTTGCGCAGCTCGCGGCGAAGATCGACATCAAACCGTCCACGCTCGCGGCGACGATCGCGGCCTACAATGCCGGTGCGAAAGAGGGCCGCGATCCCGAATTCGGCCGCGGCAGCACCATCTACCAGCGTCATCTCGGCGATGCCGCTCACAAGCCAAATCCTTGCGTCGCGCCAATTATCCGCGCGCCATTCTTCGCGATGCGCATCCATCCGGCCGATCTCGGCACCGCGATCGGAATGAAGGTCGATGCGCAGGCGCGCGTGCTGCGCGCGGATGGCACGCCGATCGTCGGCCTCTATGCCTGCGGCAACGACATGGCCTCGATCATGAACGGCAACTGTCCGGGCCCGGGCATCACGCTGGGGCCAGCGCTGACGTTCGGGTACATCGCGGGGCGGCATTTGGCGGAGGGTGGTGTAGCGTCGATCGCATCAAGCGTTGCCACGACGTCGGTCTAG